Proteins found in one Miscanthus floridulus cultivar M001 chromosome 4, ASM1932011v1, whole genome shotgun sequence genomic segment:
- the LOC136550560 gene encoding potassium transporter 7-like, which translates to MDEEVGAAGRQQVQWKSYCRTLSLLAFQSFGVVYGDLSTSPLYVYRNSLSGRLNGYLDETTIFGLFSLLFWTFTLIPLLKYVVIVLSADDNGEGGTFALYSLLCRHAKFSLLPNQQAADEELSTYYHPGTDRAVASSPFKRFLEKHRKLRTCLLLFVLFGACMVIGDGVLTPTISVLSAISGLQDPATSGLGDGWIVLIACVVLVGLFALQHRGTHRVAFLFAPIVMLWLLSIGIIGLYNIIHWNPRIFVALSPHYIVKFFKKTGKDGWISLGAVLLAITGTEAMFADLGHFSAASIRLAFVGVIYPSLVLQYMGQAAFLSKNIPAVHNSFYLSIPSPLFWPVFVIATLAATVGSQAIISATFSIVKQCLALGCFPRVKVVHTSRWIHGQIYIPEINWILMVLCLAATLGFRDITVIGNAYGLACITVMFVTTCLMSLVIIFVWQKNLLISLLFLVFFGTLEAAYLSAAVMKVPQGGWGPIALSAVFMSIMYVWHYGTRRKYQFDLQNKVSMKWILNLGPSLGIMRVPGIGLIYTELVTGVPAIFSHFVTNLPAFHQVLVFVCVKSVPVPYVPMDERYLIGRIGPREYRMYRCIVRYGYKDVQKDDENFENHLVMSIARFIQMEAEESASSGTGSYESSPEGRMAVVHTTDTTGTGLVVRDSSVEDDAAATSLSLTRSSKSETLRSLQSIYELEAVGSVSRRRRVRFQIDEEERIDPQVRDELSDLLEAKEAGVAYIIGHSYVKARKNSNFLKTFAINYAYSFLRKNCRGPSVTLHIPHISLIEVGMIYYV; encoded by the exons ATGGACGAGGAGGTCGGCGCCGCCGGGCGGCAGCAG GTTCAGTGGAAAAGTTACTGCAGAACTCTCTCCCTCCTAGCGTTCCAGAGCTTCGGTGTGGTGTATGGAGACTTGAGTACATCGCCTTTGTATGTCTACAGAAACTCATTGTCTGGGAGACTGAACGGTTACCTTGATGAGACAACCATCTTTGGGTTGTTTTCTCTGTTGTTTTGGACCTTTACGCTTATTCCTTTGCTGAAGTACGTCGTAATTGTCTTGAGTGCGGACGACAATGGGGAAG GTGGAACCTTTGCTTTGTACTCACTTCTTTGCAGGCATGCAAAATTCAGTCTGCTGCCAAACCAGCAAGCAGCAGATGAAGAGCTGTCAACTTATTATCACCCAGGCACTGATCGAGCTGTGGCTTCCTCTCCATTCAAAAGGTTTCTGGAGAAGCACAGGAAGCTGCGGACCTGTTTACTTCTTTTTGTTCTGTTTGGTGCGTGCATGGTGATAGGTGATGGTGTCCTTACACCGACTATATCTG TTTTGTCAGCCATCTCTGGATTACAAGATCCTGCCACAAGTGGACTAGGAGATG GATGGATCGTACTCATTGCATGCGTTGTGCTTGTTGGCCTCTTTGCTCTGCAGCACCGAGGTACTCATAGGGTGGCATTCTTGTTTGCTCCGATTGTTATGCTCTGGCTCTTGAGCATTGGTATCATTGGTCTATATAACATCATCCACTGGAATCCTAGAATATTTGTTGCTCTTTCTCCACACTATATTGTAAAGTTTTTCAAGAAAACTGGAAAAGATGGTTGGATATCTCTTGGCGCAGTACTTCTCGCTATCACAG GTACTGAAGCTATGTTTGCCGATCTTGGCCACTTCTCCGCTGCATCTATCAGG TTGGCCTTTGTCGGTGTCATATATCCCTCTCTTGTGCTGCAATACATGGGACAGGCTGCGTTTCTGTCTAAAAACATACCAGCTGTACATAACAGTTTTTATCTTTCTATTCCAA GTCCTTTATTTTGGCCTGTGTTTGTCATAGCAACTCTTGCTGCAACTGTGGGCAGCCAAGCTATTATATCTGCAACTTTTTCTATCGTGAAGCAGTGCCTTGCCTTGGGATGCTTTCCACGAGTAAAGGTTGTGCATACTTCAAGGTGGATCCATGGCCAGATTTACATACCTGAGATAAATTGGATTCTGATGGTCCTCTGTTTAGCTGCGACACTTGGCTTTCGTGACATAACAGTGATAGGAAATGCTTATG GTCTCGCCTGCATCACTGTGATGTTTGTCACCACCTGTCTGATGTCATTGGTCATCATCTTCGTGTGGCAGAAGAATCTCCTCATCTCCTTGCTATTCCTCGTATTCTTTGGGACACTTGAAGCCGCCTACCTGTCTGCAGCCGTGATGAAGGTTCCCCAGGGAGGCTGGGGTCCGATCGCGCTGTCCGCCGTGTTCATGTCCATCATGTACGTGTGGCACTACGGCACGCGGCGGAAATACCAGTTCGACCTCCAGAACAAGGTGTCCATGAAATGGATCCTGAACCTGGGCCCGAGCCTGGGCATCATGCGCGTGCCGGGGATCGGCCTCATCTACACGGAGCTGGTGACGGGCGTGCCGGCCATCTTCTCGCACTTCGTCACCAACCTGCCGGCGTTCCACCAGGTGCTGGTCTTCGTGTGCGTCAAGTCGGTGCCGGTGCCGTACGTGCCCATGGACGAGCGGTACCTCATCGGGCGGATCGGCCCCAGGGAGTACCGCATGTACCGGTGCATCGTCAGGTACGGGTACAAGGACGTGCAGAAGGACGACGAGAACTTCGAGAACCACCTGGTGATGAGCATCGCCCGGTTCATCCAGATGGAGGCCGAGGAGTCGGCCTCGTCGGGGACGGGGAGCTACGAGTCGTCGCCGGAGGGCAGGATGGCGGTCGTGCACACCACCGACACGACGGGGACCGGGCTGGTGGTGAGGGACTCATCCGTCGAGGACGACGCAGCAGCCACGTCCCTGTCCCTGACCAGGAGCAGCAAGTCCGAGACGCTCCGGAGCCTGCAGTCCATCTACGAGCTGGAGGCCGTCGGCAGCGTCAGCCGGCGGCGGAGGGTGCGGTTCCAGATCGACGAGGAGGAGCGGATCGACCCGCAGGTGAGGGACGAGCTGTCCGACCTCCTGGAGGCCAAGGAGGCCGGCGTGGCCTACATCATCGGCCACTCGTACGTGAAGGCGAGGAAGAACTCGAATTTCCTCAAGACGTTCGCCATCAACTACGCCTACTCGTTCCTCCGCAAGAACTGCAGGGGACCGTCGGTGACGCTGCACATCCCCCACATCAGCCTCATTGAGGTCGGCATGATCTACTACGTGTAA